The Solanum dulcamara chromosome 2, daSolDulc1.2, whole genome shotgun sequence region AAAAAAGGCGGTGAAGAATCCAGTGAAGTGACCGGAAAAGTGGCCGGAGAACAAAAGGGTTTGTGGCAAAAGGCAATTATAATGGGTGAAAAATGTCAACCACCACAATTTTCAGGTGTTATATATTATGATTCTTTTGGAAATAGGGTTTCTGAACTTCCAAGATCACCAAGAGCTAGTCCATTGCCAAGATATGCTTGCTAGTCATTATTTTAGCTTATACaaaattttgtttatttttctttatttgaattGCAAAATGTATGGTGCACGAGGTAGGGATAGGGTCTGCATACGTACACTATATTCTCTTCAGATTTTCATTTGTAGGATTATACTGAGTATATTGATATATGATGCGCTTATATGAGTTTTCCACTTTTCCTTCTTCATATATTTTGTTGGATTTTCTAAGTTAGTTTCTCGTATGAACTGTTTAGCGTTACTTATTATAATATTCAAATAATTGAAATTTACGTTATAATACTTAattttatcaattattattattgttattagtgtgattataaatatgtttttaatttttatttgttatataATGGCTAAAATTCAATAACCATATATGAAATTAACTAGggattctctctctctctctttttctctcaagtttgtttgtttgttattttatttaggTTCCGCAAATTATTTCATTCatgtaatttattattaaaCTTTTGAGAAAATCAAAGAGGAGTTtaatataacttttcataaaataataataaaaaaactctTTTAATAAAAATGACACCATTTCGgaattgatttggagcattatAACTTTTTGATCGCAAATTCCAATTCAATTATaagaattttaaatatataagtaCAAAAGGTAAATGCCTTTTCATTGGACCACGTTTGCATAATACATAAAGATGtaacacataaaaaattaaaaatagtgCCAAATTAGTTTTGATATCAACAATTTGTTAATTATATTGTTGGTGTTTGTGATACTAATAAAGGATTCTCCAATATAAAAAGATTTGGTGAACTTTAAACAAAATTAGTTGAACgaaaaaaagtaattattcttttaatattttaattagtgAAACTTTCTTTGCTTTTATCATTGTTACTTAAACAGTTGAAAAAGTTTGTTAACAATAAAAATTATCAGAAATGACTTATAGAATCAAGATgaatttttcaatatttatcTAGTACCTCATGTACGAAGGAAAGTATTTCGTACTAATTCTAATGAGTTTGTAAGACTAAATAATCGATATATGTGACTTGTGATTAATATAGAGCTCCTAAAGCTCAATGTATTACCATTGCTatgatgaataaaattagaaatgACGACCTATGATTAGGGTTTTACaaggcaaatcgataaaccgcaccaaatcgacaaaccgaatcaaatcggaaaaaaaacccgactagtggtttggtttgacttggtttggtgtttggaaaaaaaatccgaccattataaggttggtttggttttaacttaAAAAAGTCAAACTGAACCCAAACCGACatgattatagatatactacttttaaattatgttatacataaaaatatttattaaaatgtaatttataaatatttttaaaaaaaaaatcataatttttgttttctttcttacatttagatttggacttgagaagcccatctaaataatatacaaaaaaactcatcttataaagttatattataaagttaaatcTTCAAatagtgttctgcctccatcttatatgttgatattttgtaatagaactctttttaagaagcactgctctgtgctttttattagatactatgaaaaacccgagaaacccgaaaaaatccgaaaaaacccaaaaaaatccgaaaaaaccccaaaaaattgatatcgaaaaacccgacttttattggtttggtttggtttatagatttaataacccgacacaaatagtttggtttgatttgtaaaaaatctgaaccaacccggtccatgtacacccctacctATGATAATGATCGCAAACATGacagatatgtatatatatttattagagAACTTCTAATTCTAAATAATctctaatttaccttaaaagaCAGAGAATTTGTTATAAGTAATAAAGTGAAATAAGTCCAGCAAAAAAAATCTATAGGATTCACATAATTAACTCCAACTAGTCATTAAGGCAAGttttttgattgattgattaattaattgtaactaataatttttttaactaaTCAAATTCAAATACTACAGTTTCTCAATATGTATTTATCATGTTTAATGGATAAAATATGGAGTACCATGTATCGTTCTTGTTGACATTTATTTGAAAGGGTAAAAGTTGGGTAATGTAAAATTTTACTTCAAGGAGCAAAGTAAACAATTTGACTTTTAACTCAATCAATATTTAGAATTAGTCAAATCTATCTAAATTTTTGTTTATTGCAGAGATGTCAGATTCAATTtctgaaaataagtaaaataattttttaatgaattttacacaatacaaattcaaattaatcaatGCTTCAAAACATAATTCACGTGAATGAGAAATAAATCTATTTAATCCGAGATCTCTGgaataaacaaaaacaaataaaatacagaGTTACTGGAATTTATCGTGTTAGTACAAGGACCAATCTGTGAAATTTGAGGAGAAAAATTTGGTCAAAtaccttattttttaaaaatgaaatacttttttgaaaaaataataaatacttgTTGCCTCCTAATATTTGATAGAACAAGTTTTAAGTTTTAACTTTAGAGTATCAAAATTGTTATGCACAAGGGACTATTTTGAACCAAATCTCAAATATAATAGGCTATTTTTGTTATAATTTCTATCCTAATTTACAtggtcttatttttattttagtttatttaggaaagaatgttattttttatatttaaataaaatttacttttatgaaataatttataaccacttaaatatttatttattttattcacatTTTAACTAAAAATTTCGAATTTAAATGTTGAATATAATAATGCTAACTTTCAAATAAAGGcctaaaaaagataattttggtATCCAGTGAAATGGTGATGCATAAGTTGAGGACGAGTGACTAGTACCAGAAAAATAGCCTAATCACTCATCTCCTTCAGCTTTCAACAATCTCAATTCAATTGCCGATATTGAATCTGATAATCTCTGAAAAATGTCGAGTTCCACTATGCAAATTTTAACAGCATCTTCATTATTCTCCACTCAAAAGAATCCGTTTTCTGAATTTTTCAACCAGTCAGTGAAAAAGATGAAATCTCCAGCtaaaacaagaagaagaaggacaTCAAGAATGGAGATTTTGGCCATGGCTAGTGATGATTCAGCTAAAATTGAAAAACCCACTAAGCTAATTACCTTTTTGGGTAAAGGGGGTTCTGGGAAAACCACTTCTGCCATTTTTGCTGCTCAGGTTTGTCAATTAAGTGTACAATTTTGCTACAAAGATTCTAACTTTATGTTCTATTCTATCTTTTATAAGCTGTTGTTGTTTTGGTTGGAAATTTGGGGTTTTGTTGATTCTTTTTAAATCTGTTGGGACTGAATTAGAGTTGTATTGATAGAAAATGTGGGGTTGTATTCATGCttctttaatcattttttttgggTTCCCATTCAGTGTACGGTACCCTCATTGGGATTCGTGCCAAGATTTGGGGTAAAACGCCCTCTTATAAAGGTGACGGTGTAATCTGGGAATTCGAACATGAGACTTCTTATTAAGGATGATGCAGGAGGTTTTTGTTGGTGCTTCTTTAATCACTTTGGACTGAATTGAAGTTGACAATTTTTCTATCACTGGTTTCTGTGAGAGGATAAGAACTGTTTATTTGTTGGATATGTGAAAAAAGATTACTTTCATTTTCTCTATGTAGAATTTGTATATTAGTATTGAATTTTGCTTGTACAAGGTGTATGAGTTTTTATTGAATTAGATTAGATGAAAACAGGAGATTCCCAATCTGTATGGTGTACTCGAAGTAGAAATGTAGTTGAGTAAAACTTGAATTTAAAGGTCAAGATTCATACACTTAAATTCTGAGTATAGAAATCAAGAGAAGATGACGACTTTCTGTTTGTAAGAAATAAAGATTTggttatttgattatttttttttttgggaatgAGAGCATTCTCTGATTTGTTGCTTGTAAACGTCAGTCAAAGGACGTAATGCTTATTTTTGCGTACTCTAGTAGCTATTTGTGCATCATGGTTAAAGTTGTTAAATGCTATATAGTCTCACTGTTGAAAGAATATTTAGCTTTGGAGTTGAATAGTTTTGTTCATTTCTTGTTTTGAAGAGAGAGGCAATTGAACTTTTACCAAAACTAAGTAAAGATTGAGTTTTTCTGTTGACTGGAATATTTCTTTTAAACTGAGTCAAGCTATGATCTATGAGGTTTATGACAAGACAAAGTATATTCAACAAAGCTCAGAATAGAAGAATGTCATGATATGTCATCGCAGTTACTTTCATGATTTAGTTCATTTGTCTTCAACTGTCTTTTCTTTACAAACTGTTGACTTCAAGGAGGTATACCAATTTTTAGTTACATATTCACAATCAAAAGAGCATAGTTTCCAACTTCAATACTTTTATTCATGAAACTGCAAGGAAAGCACGAGCAAGACGACATTTTCTCTTGTCACGAGCTCATTCTCTTGTTTGTCAGAAGGAAAAGTCGTTACACTTTGtcttcccttttcttttcatatgacTCTGTGGGTGGTGTAGCAAAGAATGGAAAAAACATCTAGGAGTGCAGGGGAGGGAGTAGGAAATGAAGAAACCTCATGAATTTTTTAGAAGTTTGTTTCTGAGGGATCACCATAATGTTGTTCTTTTAGGTGAcattttttctataaaatatCTAGACAAAGCTATGTTCTGTACGTGAAGATGACACATACATTTAGTGCTCACACAATATAATATCACAATATTCATTGATCACTGCATCTCTGGCTTCATTTTCGTCTATAAATTTTGACAGCATGTTCTTCTATTTAGTGGTTTATAATCTTGGCTCTATCGCctggtttttgttgttttttcctttttatttttcagtAAATGCCTCTGATATTATTACATGTTCATCTAGTACTTGCACATAAAAATAAAGAGACATTCTGCATCAACCTTGAATCtgctcatcttttcccctttaaACCTTAACTAATACTGTATCATATCAGGAATTACGAGTCTCTCCTGCATATAATAAAGTTAGGTAGACTAACTAGCAAATTTCTTTTCTTACCAGCATTATGCAATGGCAGGGCTCAAAACCTGTTTGGTGATACATTCTCAAGATCCGACAGCTGAATATCTTCTGAATTGTAAGATCGGGACATCCCCAATAACATGTAACAACAATCTGTCAGCCGTTAGATTGGAAACTACAAAAGTCTGTTCCTGTTTAACCCCTACTTCACCTGTCTTCCTGCAATATTGAGATAATACATTTGGTTGCAATTCATTTAGGCTGAACAATCATCAGTAATTGCAGATGCTCCTTGAACCTCTCAATAAACTGAAGCAAGCAGATGCTCGTCTTAATATGACTCAAGGAGTTCTTGAAGGGGTGGGTATGTAACTTAGTGATGCATTTATCTGGCATTCTTTCGCCAGAAAATGGATGAGTCCCTCTTTGAGTAACTTTGTTCGAAATGTAGTAGGTGGTTGGAGAAGAGCTTGGAGTACTTCCTGGAATGGACTCCATATTTTCATCCCTAGCACTCGAGCGGCTTGTAGGATTTTTTGAAAATGTGGTTCAACAAAACAGCAAAAAAGAGAAATTTGACATTATTATATATGATGGAATGAGTACTGAAGAAACAATTAGGATGATTGGTGCGACCAGCAAAGCAAGGTTAGATCTTCTCCAAGACTTGTCAAATGCCTCTATGCCAAAACTGATGTGAAGTATCATATCACTATTTCCACGTGCAGATTATACTTAAAATATCTCCGCAATTTAGCTGAAAAAACTGATCTAGGAAGGCTGGCAAGTCCctcacttttgagacttgtg contains the following coding sequences:
- the LOC129880002 gene encoding uncharacterized protein At1g26090, chloroplastic; translation: MSSSTMQILTASSLFSTQKNPFSEFFNQSVKKMKSPAKTRRRRTSRMEILAMASDDSAKIEKPTKLITFLGKGGSGKTTSAIFAAQHYAMAGLKTCLVIHSQDPTAEYLLNCKIGTSPITCNNNLSAVRLETTKMLLEPLNKLKQADARLNMTQGVLEGVVGEELGVLPGMDSIFSSLALERLVGFFENVVQQNSKKEKFDIIIYDGMSTEETIRMIGATSKARLYLKYLRNLAEKTDLGRLASPSLLRLVEEAMTLSGRNLNLNGKMSSEIWDILEQVLERGSTIFAEPKRFGCYVVVDRNSPVSMASALRYWGCIIQGGAQISGAFSLASTNSSGEVGATIEDFSPLPSAFVPHISVGAHLDWNKIMQDSHSESARNLLTATAHKASIPSVIFDPPNKIVTLLMPGFDKSEIKLYQFRGGSELLVEAGDQRRVIRLPSQLQGKVGGAKFADRSLVITMR